One Gordonia zhaorongruii DNA segment encodes these proteins:
- a CDS encoding LLM class F420-dependent oxidoreductase: protein MSTPDSSTHNADGLRKFRFGAGGEGNKDEGGARKFVKLAQTAEEYGYDTFAIPDHLGNQVGPLAALGALSQATSTIRLATSVLANGFRHPAVLAKEATTIDVLSKGRLELGIGSGWMKDEFDKAGIEFGTPGQRIRRLDESLTILDRLMRGETVDFDGEFYQINALQGTPRPRQGPRPPIAVGGGGPKMLALAAKHADIISVATGSTKEGLLRLSDMTIEKTTERVERIREAAGDRFDEIELNWTIATIVVTDDRVATAEMALKALEQGYPPNIARDVELSVDDILSSPYLAFGTFEEIAEQIREVRRRTTMSYVGVFPTQMDAFAPVIPLLRGE, encoded by the coding sequence GTGAGCACCCCAGACTCGTCGACGCACAACGCGGACGGATTGCGGAAGTTCCGCTTCGGCGCCGGCGGCGAAGGCAACAAGGACGAGGGCGGCGCCCGCAAGTTCGTGAAGCTGGCCCAGACGGCCGAGGAGTACGGGTACGACACGTTCGCCATCCCGGACCATCTCGGCAATCAGGTCGGCCCGCTCGCCGCGCTCGGCGCTCTCTCCCAGGCCACCAGCACCATCCGCCTGGCGACATCGGTTCTGGCCAACGGTTTCCGTCACCCGGCTGTCCTCGCCAAGGAGGCGACCACCATCGACGTGCTGTCGAAGGGTCGCCTCGAGCTGGGGATCGGCTCGGGATGGATGAAGGACGAGTTCGACAAAGCCGGTATCGAATTCGGTACTCCGGGCCAGCGCATCCGTCGTCTCGACGAATCGCTGACCATCCTGGATCGCCTCATGCGCGGGGAGACCGTCGACTTCGACGGCGAGTTCTACCAGATCAACGCCCTGCAGGGCACCCCGCGTCCCCGTCAGGGGCCGCGTCCCCCGATCGCCGTCGGTGGCGGTGGCCCGAAGATGCTGGCGCTCGCCGCCAAGCATGCGGACATCATCTCGGTGGCCACCGGCTCGACCAAGGAAGGTCTGCTGCGTCTCTCGGACATGACGATCGAGAAGACGACCGAACGCGTCGAGCGGATCCGTGAGGCCGCTGGTGACCGTTTCGACGAGATCGAACTCAACTGGACCATCGCGACCATCGTGGTCACCGACGACCGGGTCGCGACGGCCGAGATGGCATTGAAGGCTCTGGAGCAGGGCTACCCGCCGAACATCGCGCGCGACGTGGAACTGTCGGTCGACGACATCCTGTCGTCGCCGTATCTCGCGTTCGGCACGTTCGAGGAGATCGCGGAGCAGATCCGCGAGGTGCGTCGACGCACCACGATGAGTTACGTGGGTGTGTTCCCGACGCAGATGGATGCGTTCGCACCTGTTATTCCGCTTCTGCGGGGAGAGTAG
- the fadD32 gene encoding long-chain-fatty-acid--AMP ligase FadD32, protein MLNTELEQFLDETGNLHFTEDATLVDYVEANVRDHADTLAYRFIDFSRERDGERIDLTWAQFGKRLRAVAARLQQVTQPGDRVAILAPQSLEYVIGFFAALYASNVAVPLFSPDEPGHTDRLVGVLADCEPTAILTSTKSAEAVRDFFSDRPAKDRPRVIAVDAVPDSVGASWVAPIAGKDHNRDTVAYLQYTSGSTRVPAGVEITYEAVAANCLQIYDCISIDRNSRGVTWLPMFHDMGLLTVILPALGGKYVTIMTPQAFIRRPGRWIRELAADDDRAPTYAAAPNFAYEHAAARGLPREGDSLDLSNVIGLINGSEPVTVSSMRKFNEAFEPYGLSPKAIKPCYGMAEATLFVSATQRDDEAKVDYVDRAELNAGRFVAVDADAEGAVPQVSCGQVALSQWAAIVDPETRTEQPDGHVGEIWLHGLNIGKGYWNKVDETQETFHNTIDAPLASGSHTADAPADAEWMRTGDYGVWFEDELYITGRVKDLVIVDGRNHYPQDLEFSAQEASDSLRPGFVASFAVPANQLPAEVFEAGHSGLTYDTDDASEQLVIVAERGPGRKNDPQEVADKVRAAIAGRHGVMVRDLLLVPAGSIPRTSSGKIARRATKAAYVDGTLRGGYQQTAFPDSKE, encoded by the coding sequence ATGCTGAATACCGAACTCGAGCAGTTCCTCGACGAGACGGGCAACCTCCATTTCACGGAGGACGCGACGCTCGTCGACTACGTCGAGGCGAACGTCCGCGACCATGCGGACACGCTCGCGTACCGATTCATCGACTTCAGCCGCGAACGCGACGGCGAGCGGATCGACCTGACGTGGGCACAGTTCGGCAAGCGCCTGCGCGCGGTCGCCGCGCGCCTGCAGCAGGTTACCCAGCCGGGCGATCGTGTCGCGATCCTCGCGCCGCAGTCCCTCGAGTACGTGATCGGCTTCTTCGCCGCGCTGTACGCGAGCAACGTCGCCGTGCCGCTGTTCAGTCCGGACGAGCCCGGTCACACCGACCGCCTCGTGGGCGTCCTCGCGGACTGCGAGCCGACGGCGATCCTCACCTCGACCAAGTCGGCCGAGGCGGTCCGTGACTTCTTCTCGGACCGTCCCGCCAAGGATCGACCGCGCGTCATCGCCGTCGATGCCGTGCCGGACTCGGTCGGCGCATCGTGGGTCGCCCCGATCGCGGGCAAGGACCACAACCGGGACACCGTCGCCTACCTGCAGTACACGTCGGGGTCCACCCGTGTGCCCGCCGGCGTCGAGATCACCTACGAGGCCGTCGCAGCGAACTGCCTGCAGATCTACGACTGCATCTCGATCGACCGCAATTCGCGCGGCGTCACCTGGTTGCCCATGTTCCACGACATGGGGCTCCTGACGGTGATCCTGCCGGCTCTCGGCGGCAAGTACGTCACGATCATGACGCCGCAGGCGTTCATCCGCCGCCCCGGCCGTTGGATCCGCGAGCTCGCAGCCGACGACGACCGGGCGCCGACCTACGCGGCCGCGCCGAACTTCGCGTACGAGCACGCCGCTGCGCGCGGCCTGCCGCGCGAGGGCGACTCGCTCGACCTGTCGAATGTGATCGGACTGATCAACGGATCCGAACCGGTCACCGTCTCCTCGATGCGCAAGTTCAACGAGGCATTCGAGCCGTACGGTCTGTCGCCGAAGGCGATCAAGCCCTGCTACGGAATGGCCGAGGCCACTCTGTTCGTCTCGGCCACGCAGCGCGACGACGAGGCGAAGGTCGACTACGTGGATCGCGCGGAGCTCAACGCGGGCCGTTTCGTGGCCGTCGACGCCGACGCCGAGGGCGCCGTCCCGCAGGTGTCCTGCGGCCAGGTGGCACTGAGCCAGTGGGCGGCGATCGTCGACCCGGAGACCCGCACCGAGCAGCCCGACGGACATGTCGGTGAGATCTGGCTCCACGGTCTCAACATCGGCAAGGGCTACTGGAACAAGGTCGACGAGACGCAGGAGACCTTCCACAACACCATCGACGCTCCGCTCGCCTCGGGCAGCCACACCGCGGACGCTCCGGCGGATGCCGAGTGGATGCGCACCGGAGACTACGGCGTCTGGTTCGAGGACGAGCTGTACATCACCGGCCGGGTCAAGGACCTGGTGATCGTGGACGGCCGTAACCATTACCCGCAGGATCTCGAGTTCAGCGCACAGGAAGCCAGCGACTCGCTGCGCCCCGGCTTCGTCGCGTCGTTCGCGGTGCCTGCCAACCAGTTGCCCGCCGAGGTCTTCGAGGCCGGGCACAGCGGGCTCACCTACGACACCGATGATGCGTCCGAGCAGCTGGTGATCGTCGCCGAGCGCGGGCCGGGGCGGAAGAACGATCCGCAGGAGGTCGCGGACAAGGTCCGTGCGGCCATCGCGGGTCGCCACGGCGTGATGGTCCGCGATCTGCTGCTGGTCCCGGCGGGGTCGATCCCGCGCACGTCGAGCGGCAAGATCGCCCGTCGCGCGACGAAGGCCGCATACGTTGACGGCACTCTTCGCGGCGGCTATCAGCAGACCGCGTTCCCGGATTCCAAAGAATGA
- the pks13 gene encoding polyketide synthase Pks13 (Pks13 is a key enzyme in mycolic acid biosynthesis.): MSENNSTDTPEGTAGETAGDLTVDELREWLREWVASATGQSAEQIPVERPMEELGLSSRDAVALAADVEDKTGVILNATAVYNHPTIASLATRIIEGDPDEGVDAEDDRFWERERDDADDIAIVGLSTRFPKAGQTPESTWQALIDGVDGISDLPADRWLEFKDDPRLAELIETRNVQGGYLDDVKGFDADFFQMSPREVEMVDPQQRLALELTWEALENSHIPPSDLRGGQVGVFMGTSTNDYQMLATLGLGEGASETAAYALTGTATSIIANRVSYFFDFHGPSMAIDTACSSSLVAVHEAVRSLRSGDSDVAVAGGVNMLITPAATLGFDQIGAMAPNGRIKAFSSDADGMIRSEGGGVFVLKRMSDARRDGDTVLAVVAGSAVNSDGRSNGIFAPNPEAQVAVLRSAYADAAVDPRTVDYVEAHGTGTVLGDPIEADALGRVVGRGRTSDAPMLLGSAKTNFGHMESAAGAGALAKVVLSLENDRLPASLNYVGANPYIQFDATNLRVITEPTAWPRYAGHAVAGVSGFGFGGTNAHLVIREVLPSDHIDPADASAQPVQAAQTAAADDFDDDDEEFLTEAERAVLAAQSTTAPVAAPAAETDPADGFAPAAAPGAVVPLVISGFLASRRRKAAADLLEWLESDEGMQTSLVDIGRTLAHRNHGRTRSVVMASTHEDAVKGVRAVADGKALPFVYTCDTPDAGSAVWLLSGFGSQHRKMAKQLYTENPVFAKYADRVDAIIQNELGYSMVEMFLDDAQTYAIETAQIGIYTIQVALADTMRHYGAEPGVLVPHSMGEASAAYISGGLSLEDATRVICQRSRLMGEGESMLVGDDIRLMALVEYSADDIHDVLADFPDLEICVYAAPTHTVIGGPETQVDAIVERAEAEGKLGRKLQTKGASHTSQMDPLLGELSYELTGIEAQRPRIGFYSSVDREVFYRPGGEPVHTIDYFLKGLRHSVWFAQAISKSVENGHRTFVELSPNPAVLISVAATTFGAGVHDAELIETLRRKEDESHGLVNALMKLYVHGHPVDVAALFGTGPDQSYAPVPRTRFNRKPYWLTASISSGSGAGTAPGAHVGLPDGRHVWECNAGAVTDPNALVLAAAKQILGSDAAVTATETVQPIPSEGTVTTTFTRHPGGGAITVHADQQGGHALLFEAAVTGTAPAAKAVGEESAAGAAGVAAGGAAGAAAMDPSAFGDDTVVVEDEVIDDIGSKWDPESGQSVGDRLAVIVGESMGYDPEDLPREIPLIELGLDSLMAVRIKNRVEYEFDIPQLQLQAMRQANLSDIEKFVAFAVTHRDQLEDLNSRAAGEGELDTAALNAYIDEQIAKEAESPAAESAAEESPAEGSADPAAETASPSAADAARSAAPAAGAAHVQAAEVEALTEETSAPTTAPATESTPTPTDITNQSAVADATGSDVPPRDAAERLTFGAYAVVTGKSAGGIFNKLPVLDEETAGKLTERLNERTGGEVDLEDILDSETIEEMSDYVRQQMDDAADIDGFVRYLQVPTQDGTPKHTFDTHAGDPVPMLVFHPAGGNTSAYEALVKRLPQDLPVVGFDRVEGTIEERVEQYMPKLREVQPHGPYVLVGWSLGGALAYGAAQVLLSEGEEVAFVGLIDVVRPSKEVPDTPENKRARLERWKEFAVRTYGLDDSIPVPMDRLMDADDSGQFDIIMEMMSMSDTKIPGGIIEHQRTSFIDNRALTEIKPTRYDGKVVLYRADKMHDGAIELEPQWAEIDEDGRWGEVVDDLEILHIGGDHLGIVDEPHVAKVASDLARRMNDVNSQK; the protein is encoded by the coding sequence ATGTCTGAGAACAATTCCACCGATACTCCCGAGGGCACCGCAGGCGAGACCGCCGGCGACCTCACCGTCGACGAGTTGCGTGAGTGGCTGCGGGAGTGGGTCGCGAGTGCCACCGGTCAGTCGGCCGAGCAGATCCCCGTCGAGCGTCCGATGGAGGAACTCGGGCTGTCGTCTCGTGACGCCGTCGCGCTCGCGGCCGACGTCGAGGACAAGACCGGGGTGATCCTCAACGCGACCGCCGTCTACAACCATCCGACGATCGCGTCGCTGGCCACCCGGATCATCGAGGGCGATCCGGACGAGGGCGTGGACGCCGAGGACGACCGCTTCTGGGAGCGCGAGCGCGACGACGCCGACGACATCGCGATCGTCGGTCTGTCGACCCGCTTCCCGAAGGCCGGGCAGACGCCCGAGTCCACGTGGCAGGCCTTGATCGACGGCGTCGACGGGATCTCGGATCTCCCCGCGGACCGTTGGCTCGAGTTCAAGGACGACCCGCGTCTGGCCGAGCTGATCGAGACCCGGAACGTCCAGGGCGGCTATCTGGACGACGTCAAGGGGTTCGACGCCGACTTCTTCCAGATGAGCCCGCGCGAGGTCGAGATGGTCGATCCGCAGCAACGTCTCGCCCTGGAATTGACGTGGGAGGCGCTGGAGAACTCGCACATCCCGCCGAGCGACCTGCGGGGCGGTCAGGTCGGTGTCTTCATGGGCACCTCGACCAACGACTATCAGATGCTCGCGACCCTCGGCCTCGGCGAAGGTGCCAGCGAGACCGCCGCTTACGCGCTGACCGGTACCGCGACCTCGATCATCGCGAACCGCGTCTCCTACTTCTTCGATTTCCACGGTCCGTCGATGGCGATCGACACCGCGTGCTCGTCGTCGCTCGTCGCGGTCCATGAGGCCGTCCGCAGCCTGCGGTCCGGAGACTCGGACGTTGCAGTGGCTGGCGGCGTCAACATGCTGATCACGCCGGCCGCCACGCTGGGCTTCGACCAGATCGGTGCGATGGCGCCGAACGGCCGGATCAAGGCCTTCTCGTCGGATGCCGACGGCATGATCCGCTCCGAGGGCGGCGGCGTGTTCGTCCTCAAGCGCATGTCCGACGCTCGCCGCGATGGCGACACCGTGCTCGCCGTGGTCGCGGGCAGTGCGGTCAACTCCGACGGCCGTTCCAACGGCATCTTCGCGCCCAACCCGGAAGCGCAGGTTGCGGTACTGCGGTCGGCGTACGCCGATGCCGCCGTGGATCCGCGCACCGTCGACTACGTCGAGGCGCACGGAACCGGCACGGTGCTCGGCGACCCGATCGAGGCCGACGCACTCGGCCGCGTCGTAGGTCGTGGACGTACCTCGGACGCGCCGATGCTCCTCGGTTCGGCGAAGACGAACTTCGGGCACATGGAGTCCGCAGCGGGCGCAGGCGCGCTCGCCAAGGTGGTCCTGTCGCTGGAGAACGATCGTCTGCCGGCCTCCCTGAACTACGTCGGCGCCAACCCGTACATCCAGTTCGACGCCACCAATCTGCGCGTGATCACCGAGCCGACCGCGTGGCCGCGCTATGCGGGTCACGCCGTCGCCGGCGTCTCCGGATTCGGTTTCGGTGGAACCAATGCGCACCTCGTGATCCGCGAGGTGCTGCCGTCGGACCACATCGATCCGGCTGACGCCTCGGCCCAGCCCGTGCAGGCGGCGCAGACGGCCGCTGCAGACGACTTCGATGACGATGACGAGGAGTTCCTCACCGAGGCCGAGCGGGCCGTGCTCGCCGCACAGTCCACGACGGCCCCCGTCGCCGCACCGGCGGCCGAGACCGATCCGGCCGACGGATTCGCGCCGGCGGCTGCACCGGGCGCCGTGGTTCCGCTGGTGATCTCCGGTTTCCTCGCGTCCCGGCGCCGCAAGGCTGCCGCCGACCTGCTGGAGTGGCTGGAGAGCGACGAGGGCATGCAGACATCGCTCGTCGACATCGGCCGCACGCTGGCGCACCGGAACCACGGTCGTACGCGGTCGGTCGTCATGGCGAGCACGCATGAGGACGCGGTGAAGGGCGTGCGAGCGGTCGCCGACGGAAAGGCCCTGCCGTTCGTCTATACCTGCGACACCCCGGACGCCGGTTCGGCGGTCTGGTTGCTGTCGGGCTTCGGTTCGCAGCACCGCAAGATGGCCAAGCAGCTGTACACCGAGAACCCGGTGTTCGCGAAGTACGCGGACCGGGTGGACGCGATCATCCAGAACGAACTCGGCTACTCGATGGTCGAGATGTTCTTGGACGATGCGCAGACCTATGCGATCGAGACCGCGCAGATCGGCATCTACACGATCCAGGTGGCGCTCGCCGATACGATGCGCCACTACGGTGCCGAGCCGGGCGTGCTGGTGCCGCATTCGATGGGTGAGGCATCCGCCGCCTACATCAGCGGCGGACTGTCGCTCGAGGACGCGACGCGCGTGATCTGCCAGCGGTCCCGACTGATGGGCGAGGGCGAATCGATGCTCGTCGGAGACGACATTCGGCTGATGGCGCTGGTCGAGTACAGCGCCGACGACATCCACGACGTGCTCGCCGACTTCCCGGATCTGGAGATCTGCGTGTACGCGGCGCCGACCCACACCGTGATCGGCGGACCGGAGACGCAGGTCGACGCGATCGTCGAGCGCGCCGAGGCCGAGGGCAAGCTGGGCCGCAAGCTGCAGACCAAGGGGGCCAGTCACACGTCGCAGATGGACCCGCTGCTCGGCGAGTTGTCGTACGAGTTGACGGGCATCGAGGCGCAGCGCCCGCGGATCGGGTTCTACAGCTCGGTGGACCGCGAGGTCTTCTACCGCCCGGGTGGCGAGCCGGTTCACACCATCGACTACTTCCTCAAGGGTCTGCGGCACAGCGTCTGGTTCGCCCAGGCGATCTCGAAGTCCGTGGAGAACGGTCACCGGACGTTCGTCGAGCTGTCGCCGAATCCGGCCGTCCTCATCTCGGTCGCCGCAACCACATTCGGTGCCGGAGTGCACGACGCCGAGCTCATCGAGACCTTGCGCCGCAAGGAGGACGAGAGCCACGGCCTGGTGAACGCGTTGATGAAGCTGTACGTCCATGGGCACCCGGTGGACGTGGCCGCGCTCTTCGGTACCGGCCCCGACCAGTCGTACGCACCGGTTCCGCGCACTCGTTTCAACCGGAAGCCGTACTGGCTCACGGCATCGATCTCGAGTGGTTCGGGGGCGGGGACCGCGCCGGGCGCGCACGTCGGTCTGCCCGACGGCCGCCACGTGTGGGAGTGCAACGCGGGTGCGGTCACCGATCCGAACGCGTTGGTGCTGGCCGCAGCCAAGCAGATCCTCGGATCCGACGCCGCAGTGACGGCCACCGAGACGGTCCAGCCGATCCCGTCCGAGGGCACGGTCACGACCACGTTCACCCGCCACCCCGGAGGCGGTGCGATCACCGTTCACGCGGACCAGCAGGGCGGCCACGCGCTGCTGTTCGAGGCAGCCGTCACGGGTACCGCGCCGGCTGCGAAGGCAGTCGGCGAGGAGTCGGCGGCAGGGGCGGCAGGCGTCGCGGCAGGAGGTGCGGCAGGTGCTGCCGCGATGGATCCGTCCGCCTTCGGTGACGACACCGTGGTGGTCGAGGATGAGGTGATCGACGACATCGGCAGCAAGTGGGATCCGGAGTCCGGCCAGTCGGTCGGCGACCGACTCGCCGTGATCGTCGGTGAGTCGATGGGCTACGACCCGGAGGACCTGCCACGCGAGATCCCGCTGATCGAACTCGGCCTCGACTCGCTCATGGCGGTCCGGATCAAGAACCGCGTCGAGTACGAATTCGACATCCCGCAGTTGCAGCTGCAGGCGATGCGCCAGGCGAACCTGTCGGACATCGAGAAGTTCGTCGCCTTCGCCGTCACTCACCGTGACCAGCTGGAGGACCTAAACAGCCGTGCTGCGGGCGAGGGCGAACTCGACACCGCCGCCCTCAACGCCTACATCGACGAGCAGATCGCCAAGGAGGCGGAGTCTCCCGCAGCGGAGTCTGCCGCAGAGGAGTCTCCCGCAGAGGGGTCTGCCGACCCCGCTGCTGAGACGGCGTCCCCTTCCGCTGCGGACGCAGCGCGATCCGCCGCACCGGCAGCGGGCGCCGCGCACGTGCAGGCAGCCGAGGTCGAAGCCCTCACCGAGGAGACGTCCGCTCCGACCACAGCGCCGGCGACGGAGTCCACCCCGACCCCGACCGACATCACGAACCAGTCCGCCGTCGCCGACGCGACCGGTTCGGATGTCCCGCCGCGCGACGCAGCGGAACGCCTCACCTTCGGTGCGTATGCGGTCGTCACCGGCAAGTCTGCGGGCGGCATCTTCAACAAGCTGCCGGTCCTCGATGAGGAGACGGCCGGGAAGCTGACCGAGCGACTCAACGAGCGCACGGGCGGCGAGGTCGACCTCGAGGACATCCTCGATTCGGAGACCATCGAGGAGATGTCCGATTACGTCCGCCAGCAGATGGACGACGCCGCCGATATCGACGGTTTCGTCCGTTACCTGCAGGTGCCGACGCAGGACGGCACGCCGAAGCACACCTTCGACACGCACGCCGGCGATCCGGTGCCCATGCTGGTGTTCCACCCGGCGGGTGGCAACACCTCGGCATACGAAGCCCTGGTGAAGCGTCTCCCACAGGATCTTCCGGTCGTCGGTTTCGACCGGGTCGAGGGCACCATCGAGGAGCGCGTCGAGCAGTACATGCCGAAGCTTCGCGAGGTGCAGCCGCACGGTCCGTACGTGCTCGTGGGCTGGTCGCTGGGCGGCGCGCTCGCCTACGGTGCGGCGCAGGTCCTCCTGTCCGAGGGCGAGGAGGTCGCCTTCGTCGGGCTCATCGACGTGGTCCGGCCGAGCAAGGAGGTGCCGGACACCCCGGAGAACAAGCGGGCCCGTCTGGAGCGCTGGAAGGAGTTCGCAGTTCGGACCTACGGTCTGGACGACAGCATCCCGGTGCCGATGGATCGGCTCATGGACGCCGACGACAGCGGCCAGTTCGACATCATCATGGAGATGATGTCGATGTCGGACACCAAGATCCCCGGTGGCATCATCGAGCACCAGCGGACGTCGTTCATCGACAATCGTGCGCTCACCGAGATCAAGCCGACCCGTTACGACGGCAAGGTGGTCCTGTACCGCGCCGACAAGATGCACGACGGCGCCATCGAGCTGGAACCGCAGTGGGCCGAGATCGACGAGGACGGTCGCTGGGGCGAGGTCGTCGACGATCTGGAGATCCTGCACATCGGCGGCGACCACTTGGGCATCGTCGACGAACCCCATGTCGCGAAGGTCGCGTCCGACCTAGCACGCCGTATGAACGACGTGAATTCGCAGAAGTGA
- a CDS encoding acyl-CoA carboxylase subunit beta — translation MTETTADKLTDLREKLELAKEPGGEKAVAKRTKKGILSPRKRLELLFDEGTFVEVGALAKTPGASETGYGDGVVTGHGLVFGRPVAAFSHDQTVMGGTVGEIFGRKVAGLMEWAGKLGCPMVGINDSAGARIQDAVTSLAWYAEMGRRNDLLSGLSPQVSVILGKCAGGAVYTPANTDVLVAVEDKSYMFVTGPDVIKQTTGEDISAEDLGSAHNQARWGNIHHVAQDEKAAFDWVREYLQYMPSSAHEQPPVINPGLEPEITDSDRSLNEFMPDNDNAGYDMRDIIMRLFDDGAFHEVGELFAPNILTGFARVDGHSVGIVANQPSVMAGTIDTDSSEKATRFVRICNAYSIPLIFLVDTPGILPGLSEEQKGTIRRSGKFLYAYVEADVPKVTVVLRKAYGGAYAVMGSKQLGADINFAWPTAKIAVMGAESAAAVLTRRQTEGLSAADADRVRQDFITFYNAMMATPYLAAERGYVDAVIEPAETRLHLRRALAQLRDKQVLRSPRKHYLMPI, via the coding sequence GTGACCGAAACGACTGCCGACAAGCTCACCGACCTGCGTGAGAAGCTCGAGCTCGCGAAGGAGCCGGGTGGTGAGAAAGCCGTCGCCAAGCGCACCAAGAAGGGCATTCTCTCGCCGCGCAAGCGGCTCGAGCTGCTGTTCGACGAGGGCACGTTCGTCGAGGTCGGTGCGCTCGCGAAGACCCCGGGCGCCTCTGAGACGGGGTACGGCGACGGCGTCGTCACCGGTCACGGGCTGGTCTTCGGCCGGCCGGTCGCCGCGTTCAGCCACGACCAGACCGTCATGGGCGGCACCGTCGGTGAGATCTTCGGCCGCAAGGTCGCGGGACTGATGGAGTGGGCGGGCAAGCTCGGATGTCCGATGGTCGGCATCAACGATTCGGCGGGTGCTCGGATCCAGGACGCCGTCACCTCGCTTGCGTGGTACGCCGAGATGGGTCGCCGAAACGATCTCCTTTCGGGCCTGTCGCCGCAGGTGTCGGTGATCCTCGGCAAGTGCGCGGGCGGTGCCGTGTACACGCCGGCGAACACCGATGTCCTGGTGGCGGTGGAGGACAAGAGCTACATGTTCGTCACCGGACCGGACGTCATCAAGCAGACGACCGGTGAGGACATCTCCGCCGAGGACCTGGGCAGCGCCCACAACCAGGCACGGTGGGGCAACATCCACCACGTCGCGCAGGACGAGAAGGCGGCCTTCGACTGGGTGCGCGAGTACCTGCAGTACATGCCGTCGAGTGCGCACGAGCAGCCGCCGGTGATCAACCCCGGCCTGGAGCCCGAGATCACCGATTCGGATCGCTCCCTCAACGAGTTCATGCCGGACAACGACAACGCGGGCTACGACATGCGCGACATCATCATGCGATTGTTCGATGATGGGGCGTTCCACGAGGTCGGCGAGTTGTTCGCGCCGAACATCCTGACCGGCTTCGCGCGCGTCGACGGCCACAGCGTCGGCATTGTCGCGAACCAGCCGAGTGTCATGGCGGGCACCATCGACACCGATTCCTCGGAGAAGGCGACGCGATTCGTCCGGATCTGCAACGCCTACAGCATCCCGCTGATCTTCCTCGTCGACACCCCGGGCATCCTGCCGGGACTCAGCGAGGAGCAGAAGGGCACCATCCGCCGCTCGGGCAAGTTCCTGTACGCCTACGTCGAGGCCGACGTGCCGAAGGTGACCGTGGTCCTGCGCAAGGCCTACGGCGGAGCATACGCGGTGATGGGATCCAAGCAGCTCGGTGCCGACATCAACTTCGCGTGGCCGACGGCGAAGATCGCCGTCATGGGTGCGGAGTCGGCGGCTGCGGTGCTGACTCGTAGGCAGACCGAGGGCCTGAGCGCTGCAGACGCCGACCGGGTGCGCCAGGACTTCATCACGTTCTACAACGCCATGATGGCGACGCCGTACCTGGCCGCCGAACGCGGCTACGTCGACGCCGTCATCGAGCCCGCCGAGACTCGGCTGCACCTGCGCAGGGCACTCGCTCAGCTCCGCGACAAGCAAGTTCTCCGGAGCCCGCGCAAGCACTACCTCATGCCCATCTGA
- a CDS encoding putative quinol monooxygenase, with translation MYFIVVKFAVKPSSVDEFPDAVAEFTAATRAEPGNLWFEWSRSLQDPNEFVLVEAFTDEGAGPHVTSPHFAKGLESIRPHLTATPKIISRQIEGDGWDAMGELQVE, from the coding sequence ATGTACTTCATCGTCGTCAAGTTCGCGGTCAAGCCGTCCAGTGTGGACGAGTTCCCGGACGCCGTTGCGGAGTTCACCGCTGCGACGCGCGCCGAGCCGGGCAATCTCTGGTTCGAGTGGTCGCGGAGTCTTCAGGACCCGAACGAGTTCGTCCTGGTCGAGGCGTTCACCGACGAGGGCGCCGGCCCGCACGTGACGAGCCCGCATTTCGCGAAGGGCCTGGAGTCGATCCGGCCGCATCTCACGGCGACCCCGAAGATCATCTCCCGGCAGATCGAGGGCGACGGCTGGGACGCGATGGGCGAGCTCCAAGTCGAGTGA
- a CDS encoding TSUP family transporter, with amino-acid sequence MDLPSAPLLSLLIGGAAVAGWIDAVVGGGGLVLIPLMLMVFPSAPPALALGTNKLAAVWGTATAACMYLRSVSVDRRLVAVSIPIAACCAAVGALAASAISSDVMRPFVIVLMVGVGAFVAFRPQFGSTRESSLPVSRTRFGVALAVLGIIGLYDGVFGPGTGMFLIITLTALLHQSFLQSAAMAKVANTATNIGAIAVFAAQGNVFWLLGAILAVANVAGSVVGSRLVLGRGTAIVRYALLVVVVVMAVKLSIDQFG; translated from the coding sequence GTGGACCTGCCCTCCGCGCCGCTCCTGTCGCTCCTGATCGGCGGAGCAGCGGTGGCCGGCTGGATCGACGCCGTGGTGGGTGGCGGTGGGCTGGTGCTGATCCCGCTGATGCTGATGGTGTTCCCGTCTGCGCCTCCGGCGCTGGCTCTCGGCACCAACAAGCTCGCCGCGGTGTGGGGCACGGCGACGGCGGCCTGCATGTATCTGCGGTCCGTGTCCGTGGATCGACGGCTCGTCGCGGTGAGCATCCCGATCGCAGCGTGCTGTGCGGCTGTCGGCGCCCTAGCCGCCTCGGCGATCAGCTCGGACGTCATGCGGCCGTTCGTGATCGTGCTGATGGTCGGCGTCGGAGCCTTCGTCGCGTTCCGCCCCCAGTTCGGCTCCACCCGCGAATCGTCACTGCCGGTGTCGCGCACCCGATTCGGCGTCGCACTCGCGGTACTCGGGATCATCGGCCTGTACGACGGTGTGTTCGGTCCGGGCACCGGCATGTTCCTGATCATCACGCTGACCGCGCTGCTGCACCAGAGCTTCCTGCAGAGCGCCGCGATGGCCAAGGTGGCCAATACCGCCACCAATATCGGTGCGATAGCGGTGTTCGCCGCACAAGGCAACGTCTTCTGGCTGCTCGGCGCGATCCTCGCGGTCGCGAACGTCGCCGGATCGGTCGTCGGCTCCCGCTTGGTGCTGGGCCGCGGCACCGCGATCGTGCGCTATGCGCTGCTCGTAGTCGTGGTGGTGATGGCGGTCAAGCTGAGTATCGATCAGTTCGGCTGA